In Rutidosis leptorrhynchoides isolate AG116_Rl617_1_P2 chromosome 2, CSIRO_AGI_Rlap_v1, whole genome shotgun sequence, one genomic interval encodes:
- the LOC139888464 gene encoding protein VACUOLELESS GAMETOPHYTES-like, with the protein MEEIDHLSHKQHPLKLIENWDTVEGIDADVINCDGCQEPVSISLGEPAYGCIPCNYFWHKTCAQLPSTFTHHFHPFHALALTHTNLRTFWSCEVCNNKHLFKGFTYRCDPCDFDACIKCVVAAIADEAVAVALKEEASIKFKHEGHHPQHTLTLQLRSATFRCDACQTEEKDNLYHCDDCDFWIHKTCAHLPQLSI; encoded by the coding sequence TGGGACACAGTTGAAGGCATTGATGCTGATGTCATCAACTGTGATGGATGTCAAGAACCCGTATCAATATCCTTGGGTGAACCCGCATACGGTTGCATCCCCTGCAATTACTTTTGGCACAAAACATGTGCACAACTACCATCCACTTTCACTCACCATTTCCATCCCTTTCATGCTCTTGCACTTACACACACAAATCTTCGTACCTTTTGGAGTTGTGAAGTGTGTAATAATAAACATCTATTTAAAGGATTTACCTACCGCTGTGACCCTTGTGACTTTGATGCATGCATAAAATGTGTTGTTGCTGCTATTGCTGATGAGGCTGTTGCCGTTGCGCTCAAGGAGGAAGCTTCAATCAAGTTTAAACACGAAGGTCACCACCCACAACACACTTTAACCCTACAGTTACGATCTGCTACGTTCCGTTGTGATGCTTGTCAGACCGAAGAAAAAGACAATTTGTATCATTGTGATGATTGTGACTTTTGGATCCATAAAACGTGTGCCCATTTGCCCCAACTATCCATCTAG